One genomic region from bacterium encodes:
- a CDS encoding DUF2442 domain-containing protein, translated as MGILAVAADERVRTVRTGKHTLSVDLMDGRTITVPLSWYPRLMNATPKQRANWKIAGAGYGIHWPDIDEDLSTEGLLRGAPVPSVAMKSRK; from the coding sequence ATGGGCATATTGGCAGTAGCGGCTGACGAGCGGGTCCGAACCGTTCGAACAGGAAAACATACACTGAGTGTTGATCTGATGGACGGACGCACAATCACCGTTCCTCTGTCATGGTATCCCCGACTCATGAATGCAACCCCGAAACAACGGGCTAATTGGAAAATTGCTGGCGCCGGTTATGGCATACATTGGCCCGACATCGATGAAGATCTTAGCACAGAAGGTCTATTGCGTGGCGCGCCTGTGCCAAGCGTGGCCATGAAATCAAGGAAATAG